The following coding sequences are from one Primulina eburnea isolate SZY01 chromosome 15, ASM2296580v1, whole genome shotgun sequence window:
- the LOC140814706 gene encoding phospholipase A(1) DAD1, chloroplastic-like, protein MKLATCSNNSMLQGSNSGLFSSNSCAVISSNWKFGGNHSNLNMKANSSWNSDESVTGQCLASNAARIKDKWMEFQGIKNWEGLLDPLDDGLRDEILRYGEFVEAAYRCFDFDTSSQGYATCRYPKSSMLSDCGVGVAGYKVTKSLHATCGVNLPNWTERIPGWVSTQSSWIGYVAVCNDKAEIARLGRRDVVIAYRGTATCMEWIENLRATLTCLPCDMSPYKCDSMVQSGFLSLYTSSAEGRPSLQDSIRGEINKILQKYADEPLSITVTGHSLGAALATLTAHDINTTFKHAPLVTVVSFGGPRVGNINFRSQLEKNGTKVLRIVNSDDPITKVPGFVLEENAPQRTRNGGMDDVVTGLSNWLQKRMEETQWVYAKIGKELRLSSRDCPHLSNGNVATCHDLKTYLHLVYNFVSSNCPLRATAKRVIEKTSGEAAAFV, encoded by the coding sequence ATGAAGCTTGCGACTTGTAGTAATAATTCTATGTTACAGGGTTCGAACAGTGGTCTGTTTAGTTCGAATAGCTGTGCGGTGATCTCAAGCAACTGGAAATTTGGTGGGAACCATAGTAATTTGAATATGAAGGCTAACAGTTCTTGGAATTCAGATGAAAGTGTTACGGGCCAATGTCTCGCTTCGAATGCTGCCAGGATTAAGGATAAGTGGATGGAGTTTCAAGGGATCAAGAATTGGGAGGGTTTGCTGGATCCATTGGATGACGGGTTGAGGGATGAAATTCTTCGTTACGGGGAGTTCGTGGAGGCGGCTTATCGGTGTTTCGACTTCGACACATCGTCCCAGGGTTACGCCACATGCCGTTACCCCAAGAGTTCGATGTTGAGTGATTGCGGAGTTGGCGTGGCTGGGTATAAAGTGACCAAGAGTCTGCATGCCACTTGTGGTGTCAACTTGCCTAACTGGACCGAGAGGATACCAGGCTGGGTGTCGACCCAGTCGAGCTGGATCGGCTACGTGGCGGTGTGTAATGATAAGGCCGAGATCGCTAGATTAGGGAGACGCGACGTTGTGATCGCCTACCGAGGTACCGCAACGTGCATGGAGTGGATCGAGAATTTACGTGCCACATTGACTTGCTTGCCTTGCGACATGTCGCCGTACAAGTGCGATTCGATGGTACAAAGTGGATTTTTAAGCTTGTACACATCGAGCGCGGAGGGTCGCCCTAGCTTACAGGACTCGATTAGAGGGGAGATAAACAAAATCCTACAAAAATATGCCGATGAACCCCTAAGTATTACCGTAACTGGACACAGCCTCGGAGCAGCATTGGCGACACTAACGGCTCACGACATCAACACAACATTCAAACATGCACCTTTAGTGACGGTTGTTTCGTTCGGTGGCCCGAGAGTTGGGAACATAAACTTCCGTAGCCAACTAGAAAAAAACGGCACAAAAGTACTAAGAATCGTGAACTCGGACGATCCCATAACTAAAGTCCCCGGTTTCGTTCTTGAGGAGAACGCGCCGCAAAGAACAAGGAACGGGGGCATGGACGACGTGGTCACGGGGCTATCAAACTGGCTACAAAAACGCATGGAAGAGACACAATGGGTGTACGCAAAAATCGGCAAAGAACTTAGACTTAGCAGCCGAGATTGTCCCCATCTGAGCAATGGAAACGTAGCCACATGTCACGATCTAAAGACATATCTTCATTTGGTTTACAATTTTGTTAGTTCAAATTGCCCTCTGAGAGCCACGGCCAAGAGGGTTATAGAGAAAACATCAGGAGAAGCAGCGGCTTTCGTCTAG
- the LOC140813434 gene encoding nitrate regulatory gene2 protein-like, protein MGCTASKLDNEDTVRRCKERRRLMKESVYARHHLAAAHSDYCRSLRMTGSALVAFASGESLSVSHHTPAVFLRTPSAATVKPPTSIPSHPNPSPSPSPSFHPPPPPPMSTASSHHQHQKKQQPPPPPPRRKKPVKVPHILSDSSFSSSPPPHHNNFTYNARANSTYSTTPSQASSVWNWDDFYPPPSPPDSEHFHQLQNAKNQIEHHHSSDEDDDKASSFSSDHRQKPFGVNENQKFDDRASNYSSYSRYSTNSTAKNSMRRGPGPMPDSKKGQWENKEEEETEREEVQCSEWDDHDHYSTTSSSSDDNVEEDSESRSDYGAQSNLGSSKKGSAAAAANNNNNMRNANVNLNPKFSSKMDKLSSGDDSKSSVSWGNGNGEGINSDRSLVVRHKDLAEIVSAIREYFDKAASAGEQVSEMLEIGRAQFDRSFKQLRKTVYHSSGMLSNLSSSWTSKPPLAVKYRFEPDSIEQSAGPKSLCSSLERLLAWEKKLYQEVKAREGVKIEHERKLSTLQSQEYRGEEEAKLDKTKASIKRLQSLISVTSQAVSTTLSAIVTLRDTDLVPQLVELCHGFMYMWRSMNQYHEVQNDIVQQVRGLVNRTTEVEATSDFHKQATRDLESAVSAWHSSFCRLIKLQRDFVCSLHGWFKLTILPVNTEPANNSRELPEVFAFFDEWKLALDRLPDTVASEAIKSFINVVHSILLKQTEELKIKKRTETVSKELEKKASSLRSIEKKYYHSYSMVGIGLPDTGPENGQVLDARDPLAEKKAELATCQRRVEDEMVKHSKAVEVTRAMTLNNIQTGLPGVFQAMASFSALITEALEIVCTRSYAIK, encoded by the exons ATGGGCTGCACGGCGTCGAAGCTTGACAATGAGGATACTGTGCGACGGTGCAAGGAGCGCCGCCGCCTCATGAAGGAGTCTGTTTATGCTCGCCACCACCTGGCAGCAGCTCACTCTGATTACTGTCGGTCACTACGCATGACAGGCTCCGCCCTTGTTGCGTTTGCCTCCGGCGAATCCCTCTCCGTCTCACACCACACCCCCGCTGTCTTCCTCCGCACCCCCTCGGCCGCTACCGTTAAGCCTCCCACCTCCATCCCCTCTCATCCGAACCCTTCCCCATCGCCTTCACCTTCCTTCCACCCTCCTCCACCACCCCCCATGTCCACCGCCTCTTCCCACCATCAGCACCAAAAAAAACAGCAgccaccaccccctccacctCGTCGGAAAAAGCCCGTTAAAGTACCCCACATCCTCTCCGACTCAAGTTTCTCATCCTCTCCACCACCCCACCACAATAATTTCACTTACAATGCGAGAGCAAATTCAACTTATTCAACCACCCCCTCACAGGCCTCGTCTGTATGGAATTGGGATGATTTCTATCCTCCCCCTTCTCCGCCGGACTCTGAACACTTCCACCAACTCCAAAACGCGAAGAACCAAATCGAACACCACCATTCCTCGGACGAAGACGATGATAAAGCTTCAAGCTTTTCAAGTGATCACCGTCAGAAACCTTTCGGCGTGAATGAAAACCAGAAATTCGACGACAGGGCTTCAAATTACTCATCCTACTCTCGATATTCAACCAATAGTACTGCGAAGAACTCCATGAGGCGGGGTCCGGGTCCCATGCCAGACTCCAAGAAAGGGCAGTGGGAGAACAAAGAAGAGGAAGAGACTGAGAGAGAAGAAGTACAATGCAGCGAATGGGACGATCACGATCATTATAGCACCACGAGCAGTTCATCAGATGATAATGTCGAAGAGGATTCCGAATCAAGATCCGATTACGGGGCACAATCAAATTTGGGATCGTCGAAAAAAGggtctgctgctgctgctgctaataataataataatatgagaAATGCCAATGTGAATTTAAACCCCAAGTTCTCGAGTAAAATGGATAAGCTTTCGTCTGGTGATGATAGCAAGTCTTCGGTTAGCTGGGGGAATGGGAATGGTGAAGGGATAAATTCTGATAGGAGTCTTGTGGTGAGGCACAAAGATTTAGCAGAAATTGTGTCGGCTATCAGGGAGTATTTTGACAAGGCTGCATCTGCGGGAGAGCAAGTTTCGGAGATGCTGGAAATTGGAAGGGCTCAATTTGATCGGAGCTTCAAGCAATTGAGAA AGACTGTGTATCATTCTAGTGGAATGTTGAGTAACTTGAGCTCGAGCTGGACTTCGAAGCCTCCTCTGGCAGTGAAGTACCGATTTGAGCCCGATTCAATCGAGCAATCTGCTGGTCCAAAGAGCCTTTGTTCCTCTCTGGAAAGGCTCTTGGCTTGGGAAAAGAAATTGTATCAAGAAGTGAAG GCTAGAGAAGGAGTAAAGATCGAGCATGAGAGGAAGTTGTCAACACTCCAAAGTCAGGAGTACCGGGGTGAAGAGGAAGCCAAGTTGGACAAGACAAAAGCCTCAATAAAGAGGCTTCAATCTCTGATTTCCGTGACATCTCAGGCCGTGTCAACTACCTTATCTGCTATTGTCACTCTACGAGACACTGACCTTGTCCCACAGCTAGTTGAACTCTGTCACGG TTTCATGTACATGTGGAGATCAATGAATCAGTATCATGAAGTTCAGAACGACATAGTGCAGCAAGTTCGTGGCCTAGTTAACCGCACAACTGAAGTCGAAGCAACTTCTGATTTTCACAAGCAGGCGACGCGCGATCTTGAATCTGCTGTGTCAGCATGGCATTCAAGTTTCTGCCGTCTCATAAAGTTGCAACGGGACTTTGTTTGCTCTCTCCATGGCTGGTTTAAACTTACCATCCTCCCCGTTAACACTGAACCAGCTAATAACAGCCGGGAACTTCCTGAGGTTTTTGCTTTCTTTGACGAATGGAAACTGGCCCTGGACCGATTACCTGACACAGTTGCGTCCGAAGCCATCAAGAGCTTCATAAATGTTGTTCATTCAATCTTATTGAAACAGACGGAGGAGCTGAAAATCAAGAAACGTACGGAAACCGTATCAAAGGAACTCGAAAAAAAGGCTTCATCTCTCAGAAGCATTGAGAAGAAATACTACCACTCTTACTCTATGGTTGGAATAGGACTTCCCGATACAGGGCCTGAAAACGGGCAAGTTTTGGATGCACGGGACCCGCTGGCTGAGAAAAAAGCCGAGCTCGCTACTTGCCAGAGGCGGGTTGAAGACGAGATGGTTAAACATTCGAAGGCTGTGGAGGTGACGAGAGCAATGACATTGAACAACATTCAAACTGGATTGCCTGGAGTTTTCCAAGCCATGGCCAGTTTTTCTGCCTTGATTACAGAAGCTCTAGAGATCGTTTGCACCCGTTCTTACGCCATTAAGTAG